One Triticum dicoccoides isolate Atlit2015 ecotype Zavitan chromosome 3B, WEW_v2.0, whole genome shotgun sequence genomic window, AAGCCTGATGTGAATCCTAATAGGCTATCTAATGGTGAAAGAAAATCCAAAGGTGGCATACAAGCAATCATCGGTGGTACTACTGGTGGTTTTGCTTTATTGTTGATTGCCCTTTTCAGCATGTGTGTTATATACAGACGGAAGAAGGTAGCGAAGAGTCCCGGCAAGACCGACTATGGACATGTGAAGCATCCAACTAAATGCATAAAGTCTACATGTGATCTTGTACGTCATTTCTCATTTGCTAAAATTCAAGTTGCCACCAAAGACTTTGATGAAGCACTTATTATCGGCAGAGGGGGTTTCGGGAATGTCTACATCGGCGATATAGATGGAGGGACAAAGGTGGCAATCAAGCGATGTGACCAGAAATCCCAACAAGGCTTTCATGAGTTCCAGACTGAAATCGAGATGCTGTGCAATTTCCGCCATCGCCACCTTGTGTCTCTGATTGGCTATTGTGAGGAGAAGAATGAGATGATTCTGGTGTATGACTACATGGCTCATGGAACACTGCGTGAGCATCTGTACAACACCAGGAACCCACCACTACCGTGGCAGCAGCGCCTTGAGATTTGCATCGGTGCAGCCCAAGGACTGCATTACCTCCACACCGGCGTAGAGCAAGGAATCATCCACCGTGACGTCAAGACCACCAACATCCTACTGGATGATAGGTTAATGGCAAAGGTTTCCGACTTCGGTCTGTCTAAGGCTAGTCCAGACATTGGAAACACCCACATGAGCACTGCTGTGAAGGGCACCTTTGGATATCTTGATCCGGAGTACTTCCGGCTGCAGCGTCTCACCAAAAAATCAGATGTGTACTCTTTCGGGGTCGTGTTGTTTGAGACCCTGTGTGCGCGCCCTGTGATAAACACTGAGCTCCCTTATGAGCAAGTGAGCTTGCGTGACTGGGCGCTATCTTGCTGGAAGAACGGTGTACTTGAGGAGATTGTTGACCCCcgtgttaaggaggaaatcacccctgAGTGCTTCAGGGTTTTTGCAGAGATAGCAGAGAAATGTGTAGCTGATCGTAGCATAGAGAGGCCATCAATGGGTGATGTACTTTGGAACCTTGAGGTCGCACTCCAGCTGCAGCAGGCTAGTGCAAGCTACAACAGCAACCGTGCAGAGGGTGCTTCATCTCTTCAGATCAGCGCGGTGCATTCAGACAAACCATCCACCAACTCAACAATTAGCATCGCAGCACAGGAAGCCATATTTTCAGATATTGCGCATGCAGAAGGCCGATAAAAACAAACTGCAGGTCAGTATTTTATTTTGTTTACAAGTTCATAGTTACCCAACAACTGATATTTTGTTAGCTGGTCAACCTATATATTCAACATACTATCTATGTTCTGGTGAGCTTGCATAATACTATCAGATAATTTAGTTTCCTCATATTAGAATTTTCTCTCGGTCACTGACATTTCAAAAATATCCCCAGGTTGCTATTTTGTTATTTTGCTACAAGGTTGTTCATTGCCTCGGTTATCTTGATGTAGTAGTATTAACTACAGCCATATCTGACTGAGCTATCAAGGGTAAAGGAGGGATCTACAAAGGACATATTACCCAAATTTTAAGCAC contains:
- the LOC119274753 gene encoding receptor-like protein kinase FERONIA; translation: MVLPTLPVTLTFLTLLALLSIAKAADNNSTTSGLILLNCGSSTQNDDDSGRTWDGDTGSKFAPSMKGVAAIALGQTPSLTPRVPYTTARIFTSNYTYSFPVSPGRMFLRLYFFSTAYEYYAVSDAVFVVTSRNLVLLNDFNALQTAQAITSAYLVREFSVNVSSGSLDLTFAPSAQQYGSYAFVNGIEIVPTPDIFATPDIRLVSGDNTSPFTFDADMSLQTMYRLNVGGPAISTEGDSGFYRSWANDAQYILGGSGLTFWKNDNLTISYTSRVPNYTAPVDVYGTARSMGPTAQINLNYNLTWIFPVDAGFFYLLRFHFCEIKYPITKVNQRSFFIYINNQTTQKQMDVIVRSGGIGRPTYTEYVIMAIGSRQVDMWIALHPDLSSKPQYSDAILNGLEVFKLQNYGPSNLAGLSPPLPQKPDVNPNRLSNGERKSKGGIQAIIGGTTGGFALLLIALFSMCVIYRRKKVAKSPGKTDYGHVKHPTKCIKSTCDLVRHFSFAKIQVATKDFDEALIIGRGGFGNVYIGDIDGGTKVAIKRCDQKSQQGFHEFQTEIEMLCNFRHRHLVSLIGYCEEKNEMILVYDYMAHGTLREHLYNTRNPPLPWQQRLEICIGAAQGLHYLHTGVEQGIIHRDVKTTNILLDDRLMAKVSDFGLSKASPDIGNTHMSTAVKGTFGYLDPEYFRLQRLTKKSDVYSFGVVLFETLCARPVINTELPYEQVSLRDWALSCWKNGVLEEIVDPRVKEEITPECFRVFAEIAEKCVADRSIERPSMGDVLWNLEVALQLQQASASYNSNRAEGASSLQISAVHSDKPSTNSTISIAAQEAIFSDIAHAEGR